In Desulfovibrio sp. Fe33, the genomic window GGCGGCCATCTTGAGGATGTTGTAGGACGAGTGGGTCTGTTGCCAGAGCAGGAAGTCGGCGATCAGGTCCCGGCACTCCCGTTCAAGCACGCCCACCGTGACTTTGATGCCGTGGGCCTGGAGTTTTTCCACTCCTCCCGCGGCAATGGGGTTGGGGTCGCGGGTACCGACCACCACCTCGGCCACGCCCGCCTCGATGAGGGCTTCGGTGCACGGCGGGGTCTTGCCGTGGTGGTTGCACGGCTCAAGGGTGACGTACATGGTCGCCCCGCGCGGGTCCACGCCCGAGGCGCGGGCCGCGGCCAGGCATTCCCGTTCGGCGTGCGGTTTGCCGAAACGGGTGTGCCACCCCTCGGCGGCCACCTGGCCGTCGCGGACCAGCACGGCTCCGACGCACGGGTTCGGTGCGGTGGCTCCGCGTCCTCGCCGGGCCAGTTCAACGGCCCGGGCCATGAAGCGTTCGCTAGCTGAAGTCGCCTTCCATGAAAACATGGTTCACTCCGGCTTCGGTGAGCATGTCCTCGGACAGCTCGTCGGGATAGTTCTCGGCATAATAGATGTTTTCCACGCCGCAGTTGATGAGCATCTTGGTGCACAGGATGCACGGCTTGGTGGTGCAGTAGATGTCGCACCCCTTGAGATCCAGTCCGTTGGTGGCGGCCTGGATGATGACGTTCTGCTCGGCGTGCAGGCCACGGCACAGCTCGTGGCGTTCGCCCGAAGGGATGCCGAGGCGGTCGCGCAGGCAGCCCACTTCTTCGCAATGGGCGATGTTGGTGGGTACGCCGTTGTATCCGGTGGCCAGGATGCGCTTGTCGCGCACGGCGATGGCGCCCACGGCGCGGCGGGTGCAGGTGGAGCGCTGGGCCACAAGGTGGGCGATGCGCATGAAATATTCCGGCCAGGGCAATCTGTTGGGCATTTGCGGTCCTCGTTCGTTGCGAAGTGGAGCTTGGTTCGGTCCACCTATCATTTCTCGTGCCGAAAGGGAACGGCCGAAGTCGGCGTGGGCCGGGGGAAAAGCAGACCCCGGCCGCCGGGATGTGGCCGGGGCCGGGGGGAAAACGTATGCGCCCGAACCGGGCGCGGCGCTAGATGCCTCAGCCGCCGCCGGAGCCGCAGCCCGATCCCTGGAGGGCGTCCAGGTTCGGGCCGCCTCCGTCGACTTTGGCGCGGCAGGCGCTCATGAGTTTTTCCGTGTCCTTGGAGCCGCATTCGGGGCAGGTCACAACCGTGTCCGCACCAAGGACAAGCTCCTCGAATTCGTTTCCGCATTTTTTGCAGGTATATTCATAGATGGGCATGATTGACTCTCCAGGTCCCATATGGTTCGTCGATGCCTCTTAGGTCATGCCGCGAAGGCCCTTTGTCAAGGGATGCCACTTGCACATTGCACACATTCTGTGCAACAAGTGTGAAAATAACTGCACAAACAAAGTGCATCGTGGACGGATTTGTTTCGGGTAAGAATAGTAATTTCGGATGATTGTGTCTTTGGCACGCCCCGTGCTTTATGCCAGGCAGAATGTCACACACTCATTTACCTGTTCGCATGAAAGCATAACCTTTAGGAGGCAGACACATGTCCAAGAAAAACATCACCATCTCCGCATTGGCTGCGGCTCTTGTCCTGAGCATGGCGGCTTTCGCGTTGGCCGGTCCCGGCCAAGGCCGCGGATTCTCCGGCTCGTGCGGCGGTCCCGGCTACGGCCCCGGCGCCATGTACAATCAACTGACCCCCGAGAAGCAGGCCGAGGCCGACGCCATCGTGGACAAATACGAGCCGCAGTTCGAAGCCGTGCGCAACGCTCTCTGGGCCAAGCGCTCCGTGCTCCAGGCCATGGTCAACGGCGGCAACGCGGATGAAGCGGCCATCACCAAGCTGGTCAACGAGATCTCCGCTCAGCGCGGCAAGATGTGGGAACTGCGCAAGGCCATGGGCGATGAACTGGTCAAGGCCACCGGCATCGCCGCCTTCGGCGATTGCCCCCGCCGTGGTCCCGGCGAAGGTCGCGGCCCCTGCTCCGGTAACGATTGCGGTCCCGGTCGCGGCATGGGTCCCGGCCAGGGCATGGGCTCCGGTCAGGGCATGAACCGGGGAATGTTCTAGTTCATTGAATTGAAGCGATATTTCCGATAACTCGGAAAACAGGATATTGCGGGGCAGGAGGCGTGGGGCTTCCTGTCCCGCATATGATCGTCGGCTGACGTTGGCGGGATGCCGGAACTTTCCGGCAACGCATTTTTTCGAGGAGGCCCAGAATGTTTAGAAAAATCACGTCCCTTACCGCACTTCTTTCTTTTCTCGTCACGCTGGTCACCAGCGTGATCCTGTATATCGTGCCTGAGGGCCGGGTAGCCTACTGGGCCGATTGGCATCTGCTGGGCATGACAAAAACTCAGTGGGGCGACGTGCACACCACCGTGGGGACCCTGTTCCTCATCGCTCTGCTCCTGCATGTTTGGCTCAACTGGAAGCCCCTCATTAATTACATGAAGAACCGGGCTCGGGAACTGGTGGTCATGACAACGCCCATGATCGTCAGTTTCGTTCTGGTGTTCGTGGTCTTCGCTGGCACGCTCGCCGGACTTCCCCCCATGAGCACGCTGCTCGATTTCGGCGCGCAGATAAAGGAGGACGCCACCGCGACATACGGCAATCCTCCCTACGGCCACGCCGAGACCAGCCCGCTGAAGAAATTCTGCGGTTTCCTTGGACTGAACGTGGATTTGGCCTTGAGCGCGTTGCGCGAGGCCGGGTTTGACGAGTCCGTGAACGAGGATTCGCTGATAAAGGACATCGCGCGGTCGC contains:
- a CDS encoding Spy/CpxP family protein refolding chaperone, encoding MSKKNITISALAAALVLSMAAFALAGPGQGRGFSGSCGGPGYGPGAMYNQLTPEKQAEADAIVDKYEPQFEAVRNALWAKRSVLQAMVNGGNADEAAITKLVNEISAQRGKMWELRKAMGDELVKATGIAAFGDCPRRGPGEGRGPCSGNDCGPGRGMGPGQGMGSGQGMNRGMF
- a CDS encoding deoxycytidylate deaminase, coding for MPNRLPWPEYFMRIAHLVAQRSTCTRRAVGAIAVRDKRILATGYNGVPTNIAHCEEVGCLRDRLGIPSGERHELCRGLHAEQNVIIQAATNGLDLKGCDIYCTTKPCILCTKMLINCGVENIYYAENYPDELSEDMLTEAGVNHVFMEGDFS
- a CDS encoding DUF4405 domain-containing protein; translation: MFRKITSLTALLSFLVTLVTSVILYIVPEGRVAYWADWHLLGMTKTQWGDVHTTVGTLFLIALLLHVWLNWKPLINYMKNRARELVVMTTPMIVSFVLVFVVFAGTLAGLPPMSTLLDFGAQIKEDATATYGNPPYGHAETSPLKKFCGFLGLNVDLALSALREAGFDESVNEDSLIKDIARSRGVSPQYIYDIIRAKQGGDPFSLMPVQPPEGTGKMTVAVICTSYGLELEEVLARLKNAGIDAAPESSFKTLAAEHDMSPIDIYRIVKGE
- a CDS encoding FmdB family zinc ribbon protein, whose protein sequence is MPIYEYTCKKCGNEFEELVLGADTVVTCPECGSKDTEKLMSACRAKVDGGGPNLDALQGSGCGSGGG